The sequence below is a genomic window from Lolium perenne isolate Kyuss_39 chromosome 7, Kyuss_2.0, whole genome shotgun sequence.
AAATCAGAAAAtaaatgtacgcagatacattgataCAGCGGCATTTGGTATTGGCCCCACCCCCTGATTTCTCTGAAGTAGTAACATTGCTCCACAGTAAAGCCTTAAGATTTGTAGCTTGCTCTGCCATTAGATATTAATATACaaattagagagagagagagagagagagagagagagagagagagagagagagagagcgagggagcaagggagggagggagggagtgcTGCTGTcttccttcccggtgctggctgctTGTTGCTTCTCACCGGCGAGGCAGCGAGCTGCTGCTTCCTGGCTCCTGCCGGTGAGGCAGAGAAGTGTTTGAATCGCCTCCGGCTGCTGGATGCAGATCTAGCAGCGCTGCCCCAAGAGGGAGGATTACGAAGGGAGTAGTGTTTTTTATCTAGGCTGGGCTGTATCGAATCTGTGTCCAGAACATATCGGAAATTCGGAATAGGTATCCGAATTATCACCAAATAGTTTTAGTTCATTAATTTACAGATACGTCAAAAACCGTAGGAATATGGTATCGGAGACGTATACATATCAGATACGGTATCGCGGACATGCCATCTCTGCCCCGTATCCGTCCATCGTAGCTTTCAACAAGTTATGCTCATACACTAGCAACCACACGCGTGAAATGTACTTTTCAAATCATATATTTTGTAGAATCTGTACTTACatgtgaagtataagttacctaaACTTATTTGTGCCATAAACATCTCAAAGGCAAAAAGAAGGATATTAGGCTAAAAATTGGGGAGTAATCTGGAGGCAGTTAATAGCAGTGATCAGGGTGAGAGTAACTTTTGCCACTAGCCATTGCATCGACATTTGTAGATGAATTGAAGATTCATGGACCTTTCAGATTGGAAGTATCTCAGCCTAACTTGTACTTTTATTAGTACAGATGTGAGTTAATTTTGTGTAACTTAATATCAAAAATTTATTTCTTCGAGCTTACTCAGTTTTCTTCCCTTTCATCTGTTACCCGTCTTACAGAGGCTACCTATGAAATACTTCCTAGACTCTGTCAGATTCGATTTGACCAAGGTGTTATAGATGAATATCTATTCCTGGACATGCCCAATGAATTCCGGTTGCCCAATGGATTACTTCTCCTGGAGCATACTAAAGTTGTTCAGAAGAGCATCTATGATCATCTACATGTTACACACGAGGGGCAACTGAGAATAATATTCACTCCAGAACTAAAGGTATGTTCCTAGATGTAGTAGTTTGCCCATGCCATAGCACCTTTTGGGTTACTTTTATTGGGATCATTTGTCAGCATTTGGACTTCAGAAATGAGGTCCAAATGAGAATCATTCTTATGTACTGATTGCCTATGCAGATTATGTCTTGGGAGTTCTGTTCACGACGACATGATGAGTATATCACTCGCAGGTTTCTAACACCACAGGTAGAGTTCTTGGACCGTCATGCTTTTCCTGTTTTGCACATTTGGAAGTTATGTTCTTTTTTCAATGTTTCTACCAGTCAGTTTATTTTCTACGTAGTAAGTACAAACGGTCAGTATTCAACTAGTTTACCAAATTATAATACTGAATTTGTGGCCAAGTGTGATAGGCTTTAGTTTTGGCACCTTTATATATTCTTATGTACATGCTTCTGTTTTTCAGGTTAATCATATGCTGCAAGTTGCCCAGAAGTATCAAGCTGCTGCCAATGAAAGTGGGCCTGCTGGGGTATCGAACAATGATGCACAAGCCATTTGCAACATGTTAGTAAACCTAGCATTCATCGCTAGTAACATTTGCTTCTTACTGTTTCTTTTGGCACTATAAATCACaaaaaaaatatatttcattttctAAGAGCTATCTTCCTGTTTTATTCTAATTAATGCAAGGGCATTTCGGTTTTTAAAGGTTTGTGTCTGCATCACGGCAATTAGCGAAAAATCTAGACCACCACAGCTTAAATGAGCATGGTCTCTCTAAAAGATATGTTCGCTGCTTGCAGGTAATTAGAGTCCCTTAATTGTATTTATCCTTTTCTTCTCTCAATATTATCTGGCAACTAGTCTTGATATTTTACTTATTTATTAGGCCGTGCATTGGATGCTTCTCTGTTACTTATGTGATTCCATATTTGGTGTGTTAATTTCTTGTGTGCTCTTTTCAGATATCAGAGGTGGTGAATCATATGAAGGACTTAATTGAGTTCAGCCACAAGAACAAGCTTGGTCCTATAGGTATGACCATGCATAATGGTCTATCAGTACCATTTTAAGTGTTCACCTAGGTGCTCAGTTAGGTTTTCCTAAAACAATTTCTTCATGACCAATGATTTGTCTCTAGTTTGCATCAGCCGGTAGAACTAAGAAGACTATTTGATCATTTTCTTCAAAAAGTTTGAACCATACTATATTTTAGAAAGAAAACCTACAGAACCTACATTCTAACTCCAGCCGTGCCAAACCCATACAAATCATGCAAGTTCAGTGGCGATTCTCACTTTGCGAACATGATTCGTAGGTATGTGTACAACAAGCTAGAACATGAACACATTCTGCTAAAAAGTGGACCTGGACAAATTGGTGTCTTAGTATGAATCTTTACATATTATATGTTGTCTCTGTTGCTTCAGTTTTTTTTATGAGCAAATTGCAGCAATTTGAGAGAACCATTTCTTgttatatactacctccgtttgaaggaataaggcgcacgcgtattccaagacgaactttgaccataaaaattgagcaacaaaatcttaattatattatctgtatatagtatcgttggattcgtattgaaaaaatactttttaatgatattaatttcatacaaataatctttatctatttgaagtaattcttggtcaaacaaaaagctcgcaaaacgaggacgccttattccttgaaagggAGGTAGTAACATACAGCTGCTCCCTTTTCCTAGAAAATCCAGCAATATTCTGATGTTCATGGGTAGTCCTTCCTGTTTTGATCCAGTGACCTGTGGTATAAATTGCTTAATGCTTCGCCTGTGAATGCAGAGGGCCTGAAGAACTATCCCAGACAAACCGGACCAAAGCTTACAACGCAGAACATGCATGATGCAAAGGGGCTGGTCAAAACGGAAGCAAGTTCCCATGTGAATAACGATGGTCCAGATGCTGGACCCGCTGGTAGCACTCCTCagaatcctggagcacaaaacaacTACCAGAATATGCTGAGAAGCCCAAGCCCAAATCAGGGACTGACTCACCAGGAGGCATCCCAGAATGCAGCGGCACTGAACAACTACCAGAATATGCTTAGAAGCTCGAGCGCAAACCAGGGTTTGCTTCAGCAGGAGGCATCACAGAACGCGGCGGGGTTAAATAATTACCAGAATATGCTTAGAAGCTCGAGTGCGAACCAGAGTATCCTTCAGCAGGAGGCATCGAGCATCTTTAAAGGCCCTACAGGAGTGCACAGTGGCATTCAGCTGGAAGCAGCCAGATCCTTCCGTGCGGCTCAGCTTGGGCCCATGTCGTTTCAGCAAGCTGTGCCCCTGTATCAGCAGAACAGTTTTGGGGCTGGTGTGAGTCCGCAGTACCAGCAGCATGTCATGCAGCAGCTGCTGCAAGAAGCCAACAGGAGTACCAACAACCGGGTTCTGGCGCAGCAGCAGCCTCTTAGCAGCCCCAATGCAAACGGAGGTCTCGCGATCACCAACAGCGGTGCTAGTGGAGATCAggcacaacacatgaataataacGGAGCCGCAAAGGGCATGGCAGCTCCAATGGGTACGGTGGGGACCAGCAATCTGATCAACAGCGGAGCAGCTGGGGTCGTCCAGCGATGCAGCAGCTTCAAGTCGGTGACTAGCAACCCCGCTGCTGCCATGGCCGGCAACCCACCGACCCCCAAGGCCGAGTCCATGCACGAGATGGACGAGCTCGACCATCTCATCACTAGCGAGCTCACGGAGAGCGGGCTGTTCATGGGGGAGCAGCAGGGAGGTGGCGGCAGCTACTCATGGCACATGTGAGAGAGACTGCTAAATTAACCTATATAGTTCATCTGTTCTGCGAGTTGTGTTTGATGTGTAACCGCCGTAGATTATTCGGAGTCTATCTTCCTTTTTTCGAGCTTCCGTGTAGCTGACTGGAACAGATGGAATCTTCAGTTATGTGAGTGTGAGCTGGCTTGGGAATTTGTGAGCAGTGCAGCCCAGTGTTATTATCTATGGAATGACATGGTGTGGTTGTCGTTTGTGCTGCAACATTGCTGATTTTCTGTGTTCCTAGAAAATTGCTGATTTTTTTCCTGTGGAATTTTAATTCGAATTGTCTCTTTCAAACTGAAACCCGAACAAGTTACTTCCTGGCGTGCTCTTGGACTAAAGGTGAAAACATACCCAGTTTGCAAATGAAGCATAAACGCTTTCGAGAACATTCGTCTAAAACCATTTCCATCTTGTTTGCCTGGGGCTAGATGGGTCTAACTGATGTTTTATGCATCTTTGGTTCTTTATTGTCCAGAGTTTCAAccatctacatgtagcattttttcGTGGAGTGATGAAAACGTACAAaaaaacatcacgtctttctagaAACAGCAATGTAGCAAAAAAGAGTGCAACAAATCCGCGCTGGTCGCAGCAGATCTCCCACCATCATACTAAATTCACGAAAAAGAAGTCATTGAATGTAAGCAGCGTGGGAAGACAACGTTTGTAGTCACACGCAGAAACATTtgcagcattgaagcaacatttgTAGCAGATGTCCAGAATTGTTGCAACATCTAATTTGTGCAAAGCAACATTTGTAGCAGATGTCTAAAATCATTGCAGCATCTTATTCGTGTGTTCACATCAAAACATAGATGATTTTTAACATATAAAAACACTTATTCATTGCTGGAAATCACATGCACGAATGTTGCATATGATCACCGACTTCACCGGATTGGGTTCCTCGGCTACGAATCTATCTAGTTGGAGCCCTAGCGTCAAGTATGGTGATCTTAGACCCATTCTAGCCGGTCAATCACCTTCCCCACGCTTTACACGAGTGGAGGCTTGGATCGAAGCTCCGCTTGCTCTACCGCCCTAGCCGCGTGAGAGGAAGGGAGAAGTTCAGGAGGAGGAGTGGAGGCGATAACGGTGGTCGGTGGGGAGGGGCGAGCAACATCGATAGTGTGCTGGAGATGGAAACGAGAGAAACGTTTTAAGAAAAGGGTGTCGAGAGCTACTTGTGCTAGTGAGCCACCCGAACAATGTTCCTCGGGTGGTATAGTAGCGTTTCCATGTAAAAATGTACCATTGTAATGTGATGAGggacaaaatagaaaataaaataaagtaaatcgAACAAATATCTAGTACTAGCTTTTACACACTTCTACTATATTCTAGGTAACATGATCCTTTAATCACATGTGTTGTAGTAGCAAGGTTCACGAAAACGGAAAAAACGTcgcttagggcatgtacaatggtccaTCTTAGCCGTCTGTAACGAGTGCCACGTTTGATTTTCTTTGACGTGGAAGCGGTTGAAATAGGAGAGAGAAGAACGCCGTATGTAAAGCTACAGACGGTCTGTAACCTGAAAAATCGCTAGTTATAGACAGCCTTTTCCCCGTTGTACGCGTAGCTATCTGTAGTTTGCAGTTTCTTCCGTTGAAGCGCCCTAGATCTCAGCAGGAACGTAATCCTGAAATTATTTCATTTTCTCTGCCGTCGTCGGATCCGGACGAGGCCAAgccgctgcgtcgtcatcgtccaTGCGATCCTTCACCATGGCATGGAGCGTCTGTCGACCCCGGTCAGGAACTACATCAATGCTGCGTCGCCGTCAGCCACGGCAGGCAATTTCTTGTTCATGCAATTAACGGTTTCTTGTTCAGACACCTAAACAGACAGCCTTGTTGTACAAATTGTTTACATTACAATCTGCATATGACGTGGAGATGTAGTACAGACGGTAGCTATGTAGACCGTTGTACATGCCCTTATGTGCGCTGAAGCGAAGGCCCTCCGCATCGATTGCATGAGGGGTTAAGTGAAAAAAATGgaaaagaaggaaaaaaaaagTGCCGCGTATGCACGCTGAAGCGCTAATCGGAAGGCCACCGCACCAATTATGCTTAATGCTTTCTTGAACTTTGTGTACAAGTTTCTAGCATTTTCTAGCTATAAATCTTGACTAGGATATTTGTATCTCTTCTCCTAGCTTGTGTAGTGTTCTCTAGAACACTCTAGTTGTGAGTAGAGCTAAATAATGAAGGCTCATGCAGCCTATTAATAGAGGTCCAACCTCTACCTATGAACTGGACTATGTACCCACTACCTATGAAATAAATGAAACCTTGTGTTCTATCTTAGATCTTAGACTAGATCTTGTGTGTTGAGAGTTTTGACTAAACTCTTGACTGCCCTCACCCCTAGAGAGATATCTAGCTTACGTCCGTAGAGCGATATCTAGTGCATCACATTGAAGTGGTTCCTTCAACATTTGCGTTGTCCACGTTGTAATAACAcagtggagttgttcctccacaaCATTACATTGTGCTTCTTAACAATGCCTCCTTTTCAATCCCACTCCCTCTATTTCAAATTAACTGACATAGCCTTTTTCTCTTAAATGACCTAGCCTACAAACTAAACCTCGTTTAGATAGGGTTTACATCATAAAAATTTACGTTAGTTAATTTGGAACGGAGGTGGCACATCATGAAAAAACAAAGATTTTTTCCAAAAGGTTTCGTAGTATTAGATATAGGGAAAAACAGTTCGTAGAGAAAATGGCATGGAATTTATTTCTACGGATCAAACTGCTGGCATCGAAATTTATGTAAGGATTCCAATACAACCTCTAATCTAAGCTGTGCAACTTGATTGGTTGCTAAAAATTGTTTGTGACAAGGGTTAACCTTGGCAATGTCCATTGATGATGGATTTGGGTTTTCAGGAAAGGAGAGCGCTCGTGAATTCAAAGAAGATCACCTAAACTAAGAAGCCGACGAGTATATGAACAAGGGCAAAGTCGCCGAGATTGTATTATAAAATTAGGGTTAAAGAGGTGTTGCGAGTTGTGAATTTGGATCCCCCTCGATGGCTCCTCCTAGCTCTTATATAGTGGGCTAGGTCTCAGAGTCCACCTTTGGGTCGGTTACAATGCCTAGGTCGGTTTATCCGATATGGGCCTAGCTCATTTACTTTACATGGCTATTGGGCTTCGACTAGATGCGGTATTTTTCATGGGCTTCGCCTATTCCTTCCTGGATTTGCACCAGGGACGGTAACGTCAAGTACCCAATATGGTATAACCATGTCAGTTTGGTTGCCCAGAAATTGTGTTTCGAGAAATGGACAACCGTTTGGTTACATCATGTTTCCCGGATACGGTAACCTCATAGCCTTTATGGTGAGCTTCCCTAGTTAACAAACAATCCCATTGTTTGATGCAATAGCAAACAAGACGACGTCAACTGTAAATCACATAATTAACAATGCTAACATAGTTCTAGTATAGGATCAAAGTTCTAGCAGTGGATCATAGTGTTGCACCACGAGTTCACGAATAATTGCTCGTAATGCAACACAAGGTCATCAACTAAGGGGTTACATAGATACCACCTCACAAAATATACAAACTTGACATCAATTTAAATCAAACCTAGTTACTCCCAAAATATACATCATGAACGTGTTGTTCATCATCGGCACCAGAACAAGCATGATAACAAGCACCCAATGCCCGAGCTCCTCAGAGGTAGTACTTCCTTATGAAGGCAGTAACCAGGCCATCCTGTCTTTAGGAGTCATCGCAAGATACATGTTAGCTTGTGCCTTGTGATCCATGAGGTGGCTAAGAACATGGTGGACCGCAGAGGAAGAAATTGGAGCTGCTGGACGACCCATGGTGTAGATGATCTTCATATGAGCGTAGTTCTCTATGGGTTTGTTGATCAGATCAGCATCCTTAGGTTGAGTCTGCAAACAAGAGTTTAGTTAGTTTTTAGCCAGTTGCAAACTAATGACATGGTGAATGAACTGGAATAAGAGGTGCATTGATCCTACATTGACGTGGGTAAAGTAGTCATCATCGTCCATTATGATAGTTCTTGTCTTCTCCACTTAACGGACATTTGCAAAGCTTTTTGAACTTCATGAGATGAAACCAGATTCCTCTCCAGTGACGCAAATGGTTGTAATTTTGACCGTGTCCAACATCACAACCACTGATCTTGAGAACAACATCCGCAATAGCTTTAAGGTGCACCGTCCTGAATTCCTTGACCATTGGCACCCGTTCTTGATGAACTCACACACCTTGTTCAACAAGAAGGTGGATAGAGCAGCAAGCCATACCATAATGTGCCTTTTTCTAATTGGGAAGTACCTATAAACC
It includes:
- the LOC127314841 gene encoding probable transcriptional regulator SLK3; its protein translation is MSGAPRSNLGFVARDMNGSIPVSSANSSGPSIGVSSLVTDGNSSLSGGAQFQHSTSMNADSFMRLPASPMSFSSNNISGSSVIDGSIMQQSPPQDQMQKRRSSTATSQPGTEAGAAFHAQKKPRVDIRQDDILQQHLIQQVLQGQSSIHLQGQHNPQLQALIRQQKLAHIQHLQQQQLSQQFPQIQQSQVGIPRQPQLRLPLAQPGMQLAGPVRTPVESGLCSRRLMQYLFHKRHRPEDNPITYWRKLIDEYFAPRARERWCVSSYEKRGNSPVAIPQTSQDTWRCDICNTHAGKGHEATYEILPRLCQIRFDQGVIDEYLFLDMPNEFRLPNGLLLLEHTKVVQKSIYDHLHVTHEGQLRIIFTPELKIMSWEFCSRRHDEYITRRFLTPQVNHMLQVAQKYQAAANESGPAGVSNNDAQAICNMFVSASRQLAKNLDHHSLNEHGLSKRYVRCLQISEVVNHMKDLIEFSHKNKLGPIEGLKNYPRQTGPKLTTQNMHDAKGLVKTEASSHVNNDGPDAGPAGSTPQNPGAQNNYQNMLRSPSPNQGLTHQEASQNAAALNNYQNMLRSSSANQGLLQQEASQNAAGLNNYQNMLRSSSANQSILQQEASSIFKGPTGVHSGIQLEAARSFRAAQLGPMSFQQAVPLYQQNSFGAGVSPQYQQHVMQQLLQEANRSTNNRVLAQQQPLSSPNANGGLAITNSGASGDQAQHMNNNGAAKGMAAPMGTVGTSNLINSGAAGVVQRCSSFKSVTSNPAAAMAGNPPTPKAESMHEMDELDHLITSELTESGLFMGEQQGGGGSYSWHM